A stretch of the Pan troglodytes isolate AG18354 chromosome 20, NHGRI_mPanTro3-v2.0_pri, whole genome shotgun sequence genome encodes the following:
- the RRAS gene encoding ras-related protein R-Ras produces the protein MSSGAASGTGRGRPRGGGPGPGDPPPSETHKLVVVGGGGVGKSALTIQFIQSYFVSDYDPTIEDSYTKICSVDGIPARLDILDTAGQEEFGAMREQYMRAGHGFLLVFAINDRQSFNEVGKLFTQILRVKDRDDFPVVLVGNKADLESQRQVPRSEASAFGASHHVAYFEASAKLRLNVDEAFEQLVRAVRKYQEQELPPSPPSAPRKKGGGCPCVLL, from the exons ATGAGCAGCGGGGCGGCGTCCGGGACAGGGCGGGGGCGGCCCCGGGGCGGGGGACCTGGGCCCGGGGACCCCCCGCCCAGCGAGACACACAAGCTGGTGGTCGTGGGCGGCGGCGGCGTGGGCAAGAGCGCGCTGACCATCCAGTTCATCCAG TCCTACTTCGTGTCTGACTACGACCCCACTATTGAGGACTCCTACACGAAGATCTGCAGTGTGGATGGCATCCCAGCCCGGCTGGACA TCCTGGACACCGCGGGCCAGGAAGAGTTCGGGGCCATGAGAGAGCAGTACATGCGTGCTGGCCACGGCTTCCTGCTGGTGTTCGCCATTAACGACCGGCAGAG TTTCAACGAGGTGGGCAAGCTCTTCACGCAGATTCTGCGGGTCAAGGACCGCGACGACTTCCCCGTTGTGTTGGTCGGGAACAAGGCAGATCTGGAGTCACAGCGCCAG GTCCCCCGATCAGAAGCCTCTGCCTTCGGCGCCTCCCACCACGTGGCCTACTTTGAGGCCTCGGCCAAACTGCGTCTCAACGTGGACGAGGCTTTTGAGCAGCTGGTGCGGGCCGTCCG GAAATACCAGGAACAAGAGCTCCCACCGAGCCCTCCCAGTGCCCCCAGGAAGAAGGGCGGGGGCTGCCCCTGCGTCCTCCTGTAG